One window of Microbacterium sp. 1S1 genomic DNA carries:
- a CDS encoding Txe/YoeB family addiction module toxin, which yields MTTRLLVWTPEGWEDYVYWQTEDRRTLKRIDLLIADTLRDDPFQGIGKPEPLKHALAGAWSRRIDEAHRLVYTATDRHVTILQARYHY from the coding sequence ATGACGACCCGGCTCCTCGTCTGGACACCCGAAGGGTGGGAGGACTACGTGTACTGGCAGACGGAAGACCGTCGCACTCTCAAGCGAATCGACCTCCTGATCGCCGACACCCTTCGCGACGACCCCTTCCAGGGGATCGGCAAGCCCGAGCCCCTCAAGCACGCGCTCGCCGGCGCCTGGTCTCGGCGCATCGATGAGGCTCATCGCCTCGTCTACACGGCGACCGATCGCCACGTGACCATCCTGCAGGCCCGCTATCACTACTGA
- a CDS encoding type II toxin-antitoxin system Phd/YefM family antitoxin: protein MAITTSEARRDLFGLIERVNLDHSEVEITSRRGSAVLMSKAEYDSLVETSYLLRSPANAQRLLSALAAGRDGDVSEHDLDEA, encoded by the coding sequence ATGGCCATCACGACGAGTGAAGCACGGCGCGATCTGTTCGGCCTGATCGAGCGGGTGAACCTCGATCACAGCGAAGTGGAGATCACCTCGCGCCGAGGAAGCGCCGTCCTCATGTCCAAGGCGGAGTACGACTCGCTGGTGGAGACGAGCTACCTGCTGCGCTCGCCCGCGAACGCTCAGCGACTCCTCAGCGCCCTGGCCGCTGGCCGCGACGGGGACGTCTCGGAGCACGACCTCGACGAGGCATGA
- a CDS encoding DapH/DapD/GlmU-related protein encodes MGKNYVDIENDHGATLRYRKHANGRGLVAHGAKVHPKAHIEAGAYIEPGARVGAGAIIARGAWIDEDAVIGEGAYIDAHAHVGQGAAVGDHAHVGVRTDIGAGARIVRGARIGDDETVAAGLTVATDQKGLWLAA; translated from the coding sequence GTGGGCAAGAACTACGTCGACATCGAGAACGACCACGGAGCGACGCTGCGGTATCGCAAGCACGCCAACGGTCGCGGTCTCGTCGCGCATGGCGCCAAGGTGCATCCGAAGGCGCACATCGAGGCGGGGGCCTACATCGAACCGGGAGCACGCGTCGGAGCGGGGGCCATCATCGCCCGCGGTGCGTGGATCGACGAGGACGCCGTGATCGGCGAAGGGGCGTACATCGACGCGCACGCGCACGTCGGGCAGGGCGCCGCGGTCGGCGATCACGCGCACGTCGGTGTCCGCACCGACATCGGTGCCGGGGCCCGCATCGTGCGGGGTGCCCGCATCGGAGATGACGAGACCGTCGCGGCGGGACTCACCGTCGCCACCGACCAGAAGGGCCTCTGGCTGGCGGCCTGA
- a CDS encoding glutamine amidotransferase-related protein: protein MASLLYVCVRPETGAADAEHASFRRALGVDVVDRLDLLHEPLTEAHLDRYRGVVVGGSPFNVTDAEKTAVQRRVEADLETLARAAWEQRIAAFFTCFSIGVLTRLLGGEVVTTMPEPASATVIDTTPDGAVDPVFGPSGPALTVFTAHKESAAATPPGAVLLATNAACPVQAYRVGTHLYAAQFHPEPTPRDFADRMTFYRTTGYFDPAQFDAVQQEVLAASVTEGAALLRRFAELFG from the coding sequence ATGGCCTCGCTTCTCTACGTCTGCGTGCGACCCGAGACCGGGGCGGCGGATGCCGAGCACGCCTCGTTCCGGCGGGCGCTCGGAGTCGACGTGGTCGATCGTCTCGATCTGCTGCACGAGCCGCTGACCGAGGCCCACCTCGACCGGTACCGCGGCGTCGTCGTCGGCGGTTCGCCGTTCAACGTCACGGACGCCGAGAAGACTGCGGTGCAGCGACGCGTGGAGGCCGACCTGGAGACGCTCGCCCGCGCGGCGTGGGAGCAGCGGATCGCCGCCTTCTTCACGTGCTTCAGCATCGGGGTGCTCACCCGGCTCCTCGGCGGCGAGGTCGTGACGACCATGCCGGAGCCGGCGAGCGCGACGGTCATCGACACGACGCCCGACGGCGCGGTCGATCCCGTGTTCGGCCCGTCCGGTCCGGCACTCACCGTCTTCACCGCGCACAAGGAGAGTGCCGCGGCGACCCCGCCCGGGGCCGTGCTGCTCGCCACCAACGCGGCCTGCCCCGTGCAGGCCTACCGCGTGGGGACGCACCTGTACGCCGCGCAGTTCCATCCCGAGCCGACGCCGCGCGACTTCGCCGATCGGATGACGTTCTACCGCACGACGGGGTACTTCGACCCGGCGCAGTTCGACGCGGTGCAGCAGGAGGTCCTCGCGGCCTCGGTCACCGAGGGCGCCGCCCTGCTCCGCCGCTTCGCCGAGCTGTTCGGCTGA
- a CDS encoding substrate-binding domain-containing protein, with amino-acid sequence MAHQGRRPAKGSGKGSPAHRSRAAGGGSRQGKPAPRRPPRAEKVVFDAPTAALEEPRTFRLGAVPGATPGKWIDTWKRRLPDVAIELVPIQAAGQREALDDLDAALVRLPLDDDTLHVISLYDEVPVVVASTDSHLLAADELTTADLAGEVLLSLSDDVLGPLNLPDTAPARVGALSTADAIATAASGVGIVIVPMSLARLHHRKDVDHRILADGPVSTVALAWPRDRTTPDVETFVGIVRGRTANSSR; translated from the coding sequence ATGGCGCACCAGGGACGACGACCCGCGAAGGGCTCCGGCAAGGGCTCACCCGCCCACCGGAGCCGTGCCGCGGGCGGCGGCTCACGCCAGGGGAAGCCGGCTCCGCGCCGCCCACCCCGCGCCGAGAAGGTCGTGTTCGACGCTCCGACCGCAGCACTCGAGGAGCCTCGGACGTTCCGCCTCGGCGCCGTGCCCGGAGCGACGCCGGGCAAGTGGATCGACACGTGGAAGCGGCGCCTGCCCGATGTGGCCATCGAACTCGTCCCGATCCAGGCCGCCGGGCAGCGAGAGGCGCTCGACGATCTCGACGCCGCCCTCGTACGCCTCCCGCTGGACGACGACACCCTGCACGTCATTTCGCTGTACGACGAGGTCCCGGTCGTCGTGGCCTCGACCGATTCGCACCTGCTGGCGGCGGACGAGCTGACGACCGCCGACCTCGCCGGCGAGGTGCTCCTCTCCCTGTCGGACGACGTGCTCGGGCCGCTGAACCTGCCGGACACCGCCCCCGCTCGCGTCGGCGCCCTGTCGACGGCCGACGCGATCGCCACGGCGGCGTCGGGAGTCGGCATCGTCATCGTGCCGATGTCGCTGGCCCGGCTGCACCACCGGAAGGACGTGGATCACCGCATCCTGGCCGACGGCCCGGTCTCGACGGTCGCCCTCGCCTGGCCGCGCGACCGGACCACGCCCGACGTCGAGACCTTCGTGGGGATCGTCCGCGGACGCACGGCGAACTCCTCGCGTTGA
- a CDS encoding EI24 domain-containing protein, with translation MIREFAAGVRTLFRGFGVWRTRPGLMALGLVPAVIALVLLAAVLVPLILSMPSLSAWLTPFADGWIEPWRGFLRTAVGLVVVAAALALASSVFSALTLTIGDPFYQRIWLAVERDLGDPPPADGGSFWTTVGEGLRLIVLGILIALLVLLIGLVPGIGGFLGAVSGVILTGRLLARELTGRAFDARDLSPAARAALFQSSRARVLGFGVATQLCFLIPGGAVAVMPAAVAGSTMLARDMQARTALTAASPASAPHEPTPGTA, from the coding sequence ATGATCCGAGAGTTCGCCGCCGGCGTCCGCACCCTGTTCCGCGGATTCGGGGTGTGGCGTACCCGGCCCGGGCTCATGGCTCTCGGGCTCGTCCCCGCCGTCATCGCCCTCGTGCTGCTCGCGGCCGTCCTCGTGCCGCTGATCCTGTCGATGCCGTCGCTGTCCGCGTGGCTCACACCGTTCGCGGACGGCTGGATCGAGCCGTGGCGGGGCTTCCTGCGCACCGCCGTGGGCCTCGTCGTGGTCGCCGCCGCGCTCGCGCTGGCCAGTTCGGTGTTCAGCGCCCTCACCCTGACGATCGGCGACCCGTTCTACCAGCGCATCTGGCTCGCCGTGGAGAGGGACCTCGGCGACCCTCCTCCCGCGGACGGAGGGAGCTTCTGGACCACGGTCGGTGAGGGGCTCCGACTGATCGTGCTGGGCATCCTGATCGCGCTCCTCGTGCTCCTCATCGGACTCGTGCCGGGTATCGGCGGCTTCCTCGGCGCGGTCTCCGGCGTGATCCTCACGGGCCGGCTGCTCGCGCGGGAACTCACCGGCCGCGCCTTCGATGCACGCGACCTCAGCCCGGCCGCACGCGCCGCCCTGTTCCAGAGCAGTCGCGCCCGCGTGCTCGGCTTCGGCGTGGCGACCCAGTTGTGCTTTCTCATCCCGGGCGGTGCCGTCGCCGTGATGCCGGCCGCCGTCGCCGGGAGCACGATGCTGGCGCGCGACATGCAGGCGCGCACCGCGCTCACCGCCGCCTCGCCCGCCTCCGCGCCGCACGAACCCACCCCCGGGACCGCCTGA
- a CDS encoding DNA-formamidopyrimidine glycosylase family protein: MPEGDTVFRTARRLDEALAGGEVTRFDLRVPRFATLDLTGQRVQGAVPRGKHLLLRIGESTLHSHLRMDGAWFVYRPGEKWRHPAFKVRAIVGTAEREAVGVDIAEVEVVPTRDEDELVGYLGPDPLAADWDPVEAVRRLGGDTRPIHVALLDQRNVAGFGNEYAAELLFLRGILPTTPTPEVDVTALVDLGVRTIRANRDRRNRTFTGIDRPGQSTWVYGRAGRPCRRCGTLIRRGELGADPTRERITFWCPRCQR; the protein is encoded by the coding sequence ATGCCCGAGGGCGACACCGTCTTCCGCACCGCGCGCCGCCTGGACGAGGCGCTCGCGGGTGGCGAGGTCACGCGCTTCGACCTCCGGGTGCCCCGCTTCGCGACCCTCGACCTGACGGGGCAGCGCGTGCAGGGTGCAGTCCCCCGCGGCAAGCACCTGCTGCTGCGGATCGGCGAGAGCACGCTGCATTCGCATCTGCGCATGGACGGCGCCTGGTTCGTGTACCGGCCGGGCGAGAAATGGCGGCATCCGGCGTTCAAAGTGCGGGCGATCGTCGGGACGGCGGAACGCGAGGCCGTGGGCGTGGACATCGCCGAGGTCGAGGTCGTCCCGACTCGTGACGAGGACGAGCTCGTCGGCTACCTCGGCCCCGATCCGCTCGCTGCCGACTGGGACCCCGTGGAGGCCGTGCGGCGGCTCGGCGGAGACACCCGGCCGATTCATGTCGCCCTCCTCGACCAGCGCAACGTCGCCGGATTCGGCAATGAGTACGCCGCGGAACTCCTGTTCCTCCGCGGAATCCTGCCGACCACGCCGACGCCCGAGGTCGACGTGACCGCCCTGGTCGACCTGGGCGTGCGGACCATCCGCGCGAACCGCGACCGCCGCAATCGCACCTTCACCGGGATCGACCGGCCGGGCCAGTCGACGTGGGTGTACGGCCGGGCCGGGCGCCCGTGCCGACGGTGCGGAACCCTCATCCGCCGCGGGGAGCTGGGGGCGGATCCGACCCGCGAGAGGATCACGTTCTGGTGCCCCCGGTGCCAGCGCTGA
- a CDS encoding ATP-dependent helicase, which yields MSDVLDRFTPATQDWFRGAFTAPTPAQAGAWEAISAGKHALVVAPTGSGKTLSAFLWAIDSVFRERADASEEPKKDGSRTRILYISPLKALGVDVERNLRSPLIGIGQSARRLGLTAPGITVGVRSGDTTSSDRRKLVSDPPDILITTPESLYLMLTSRAGDTLRDVHTVIIDEVHAVAATKRGAHLAVSLERLDALRRFHGAETAAQRIGLSATVRPIDEVARFLGGADPVEIVAPPASKTFELGVVVPMDDMTNPPPPPGAPPEAPGVDAEYTEVTGSVWPHVEEAIVDRILQNNSTIVFANSRRLAERLTGRLNEIYAERIGVALPEPTVPAAMMAQAGSTAGADPVLAKAHHGSVSKEQRAQVEEELKSGVLRCVVATSSLELGIDMGAVDLVIQVEAPPSAASGLQRVGRAGHQVGEISRAALFPKHRGDVLHTAIVTERMLAGKIEAIQVPRNPLDILAQQTVAASALGAISVEEWFETVRRSAPFQSLPRSAYEATLDLLAGRFPSDEFAELRPRLVWDRDAGTLTGRPGAQRIAVTSGGTIPDRGLFGVFVAGESTGARVGELDEEMVYESRVGDVFTLGTTSWRIAEITHDRVNVIPAYGQPGKVPFWHGDGIGRPFELGEALGAFSREVSAAKPEKAEQRLIAAGLDEQARANLLAHLSEQREATGTLPTDRTLTVERGHDEVGDWRVILHSPYGMKVHAPWALAINARVRERLGVEGSAVASDDGIIVRIPDAESEPPGAELFVFDPDELEQLVTQEVGGSALFASRFRECAARALLMPRTNPNRRTPLWQQRQRSAQLLEVARRHPTFPVILETLREVLQDVYDLPSLRKLATSIADRRIRLVETQPGQPSPFARDLLFGYVGAFMYEGDSPLAERRAAALSVDPALLGELLGTVELRELLDPDVIAQFEREAQRLDPERRARGLEGVADLLRLLGPLDAGEVAARLDPDSSGGASAATLLDELVTARRAIPVTIAGVTRVAAIEDAGRLRDALGAALPTGIPVAFLEPLADPLSDLVARHARTHGPFTTTAVAERFGLGTAVARHTLQRLETSGRLTSGYFLPTAAGSGDDIEWCDTEVLRRLRMRSLAAIRGSVEPVSPEAYARFLPDWQHLGRPLEGIDGVLTVIEQFAGVPIPASAWESLVLPSRVRDYAPAMLDELTAAGEVIWSGHGTLPGRDGWVSLHPADLAPFTLPDPDAEVAAESLEARLLSALAAGGAYFAAQLKEMTGAENEQSVLEALWSLTWSGHVTNDTFAPIRSLLTGGSQAHKVKRRAPRARTYRGMSLTRAAPRPTSIGGRWSLLPEVETDPARRATVTAGLLLDRYGVVTRGAVQSEGVPGGFAQAYRVLAGFEEAGHCRRGYVIEKLGAAQFAASATVDRLRTYAGLADPPPRKAVTLAATDPANPYGAALGWPKLEGVSHRPGRKAGGLVVLVDGALVLSLERGGRTVLCFTDDEEVLQAAAADLATTARERRLDTLTVEKVNGEGVYGTILGRALQEAGFVQTPRGFTLRKAV from the coding sequence ATGAGCGACGTGCTCGACCGCTTCACCCCGGCCACACAGGACTGGTTCCGGGGTGCCTTCACCGCACCCACGCCGGCGCAGGCCGGAGCGTGGGAAGCGATCTCCGCCGGCAAGCACGCCCTCGTCGTCGCGCCGACGGGTTCCGGCAAGACGCTGTCGGCGTTCCTCTGGGCGATCGACAGCGTGTTCCGCGAGCGCGCCGATGCGTCGGAGGAACCGAAGAAGGACGGCTCCCGCACGCGCATCCTCTACATCTCGCCGCTCAAGGCCCTCGGCGTGGACGTGGAGCGCAACCTGCGTTCCCCCCTCATCGGCATCGGACAGTCCGCACGCCGGCTCGGGCTCACCGCACCCGGCATCACGGTGGGCGTCCGCTCCGGCGACACCACCTCGAGCGATCGCCGCAAGCTGGTGTCCGATCCCCCCGACATCCTCATCACGACACCGGAGTCGCTGTACCTGATGCTCACGAGCCGGGCGGGCGACACCCTCCGCGACGTGCACACGGTCATCATCGACGAGGTCCACGCGGTCGCCGCCACCAAGCGCGGGGCGCATCTCGCGGTCAGCCTGGAGCGCCTCGACGCCCTGCGCCGCTTCCACGGGGCGGAGACCGCCGCACAGCGGATCGGGCTGTCGGCCACGGTGCGACCGATCGACGAGGTCGCGCGCTTCCTCGGCGGCGCGGACCCGGTCGAGATCGTCGCCCCACCCGCGTCGAAGACCTTCGAACTCGGCGTGGTCGTGCCGATGGACGACATGACCAACCCGCCGCCCCCACCGGGCGCCCCGCCGGAGGCCCCCGGCGTCGACGCGGAGTACACCGAGGTCACGGGCTCGGTGTGGCCGCATGTCGAGGAGGCGATCGTCGACCGCATCCTGCAGAACAACTCGACCATCGTCTTCGCGAACTCCCGCCGCCTCGCCGAACGACTCACCGGGCGACTGAACGAGATCTACGCGGAACGGATCGGCGTCGCGCTGCCGGAGCCGACCGTGCCCGCCGCGATGATGGCGCAGGCAGGCTCCACCGCGGGCGCCGATCCGGTGCTCGCCAAGGCCCACCACGGCTCGGTGTCGAAAGAGCAGCGCGCGCAGGTCGAGGAGGAGCTGAAGTCGGGCGTGCTGCGGTGCGTCGTCGCCACGAGCAGTCTGGAGCTCGGCATCGACATGGGTGCCGTGGACCTCGTGATCCAGGTGGAGGCGCCGCCGTCCGCGGCCTCCGGGCTGCAGCGCGTGGGTCGGGCGGGGCATCAGGTCGGCGAGATCAGCCGCGCGGCTCTGTTCCCGAAGCATCGCGGCGATGTGCTGCACACCGCGATCGTGACGGAACGGATGCTGGCGGGGAAGATCGAAGCCATCCAGGTGCCGCGGAACCCCCTGGACATCCTCGCCCAGCAGACGGTCGCGGCCAGCGCCCTCGGCGCCATCAGCGTCGAGGAGTGGTTCGAGACCGTCCGCCGCTCCGCCCCGTTCCAATCGCTCCCCCGCTCCGCCTACGAGGCGACGCTCGATCTGCTGGCCGGACGCTTCCCCTCCGACGAGTTCGCCGAGCTGCGCCCGCGGCTCGTGTGGGATCGCGACGCCGGTACGCTCACGGGCCGTCCTGGCGCGCAGCGGATCGCCGTCACCAGCGGCGGCACGATCCCCGACCGCGGCCTCTTCGGGGTCTTCGTGGCAGGCGAGTCCACGGGCGCCCGGGTGGGCGAGCTCGATGAGGAGATGGTCTACGAGTCCCGCGTCGGCGACGTGTTCACCCTGGGCACCACGAGCTGGCGCATCGCCGAGATCACCCACGACCGGGTCAACGTCATCCCCGCCTACGGCCAGCCCGGCAAGGTGCCGTTCTGGCACGGCGACGGCATCGGCCGCCCGTTCGAGCTGGGCGAAGCGCTCGGGGCGTTCTCCCGCGAGGTGTCCGCCGCGAAGCCGGAGAAGGCGGAGCAGCGCCTCATCGCGGCCGGGCTCGACGAGCAGGCGCGTGCGAACCTCCTCGCCCACCTCTCCGAGCAGCGGGAGGCGACGGGCACGCTGCCGACGGACCGCACGCTGACGGTCGAGCGCGGGCACGACGAGGTCGGCGACTGGCGCGTGATCCTGCATTCCCCGTACGGCATGAAGGTGCACGCACCGTGGGCACTCGCCATCAACGCCCGCGTGCGAGAGCGCCTGGGCGTCGAGGGCTCAGCGGTGGCCAGCGACGACGGCATCATCGTCCGCATCCCCGACGCCGAGTCCGAGCCGCCCGGTGCGGAGCTGTTCGTGTTCGACCCGGACGAGCTCGAACAGCTCGTCACGCAGGAGGTCGGCGGCTCGGCACTGTTCGCGTCGCGGTTCCGGGAGTGCGCCGCGCGGGCACTGCTCATGCCGCGGACGAACCCCAACCGCCGGACCCCGCTGTGGCAGCAGCGCCAGCGTTCGGCTCAGCTCCTCGAGGTCGCCCGTCGGCATCCCACCTTTCCCGTGATCCTGGAGACGCTGCGCGAGGTGCTGCAGGACGTCTACGACCTGCCGTCGCTGCGGAAGCTCGCGACGAGCATCGCCGACCGCCGCATCCGCCTCGTCGAGACCCAGCCCGGGCAGCCGTCGCCCTTCGCCCGCGACCTCCTCTTCGGCTACGTGGGCGCGTTCATGTATGAGGGTGACTCGCCGCTGGCCGAACGCCGCGCCGCCGCCCTCTCCGTCGATCCAGCGCTGCTGGGCGAGCTGCTCGGCACGGTCGAGTTGCGCGAGCTGCTCGATCCCGACGTCATCGCGCAGTTCGAGCGGGAGGCCCAGCGGCTCGATCCGGAGCGCCGGGCGCGCGGCCTGGAGGGCGTTGCCGACCTGCTCCGGCTCCTCGGACCGCTCGACGCGGGCGAGGTGGCGGCACGCCTTGATCCTGACTCCAGCGGCGGGGCGTCCGCCGCGACGCTCCTCGACGAGCTCGTGACCGCTCGTCGCGCCATCCCGGTCACGATCGCCGGCGTGACCAGAGTCGCCGCGATCGAGGACGCAGGGCGTCTGCGCGACGCGCTCGGGGCGGCGCTGCCCACCGGCATCCCGGTGGCCTTCCTGGAACCCCTGGCGGACCCCCTCAGCGACCTCGTCGCCCGTCACGCCCGCACCCACGGCCCCTTCACGACCACGGCTGTCGCGGAGCGGTTCGGACTCGGCACCGCCGTCGCCCGGCACACCCTGCAGCGGCTGGAGACGAGCGGCCGCCTCACGAGCGGCTACTTCCTCCCCACCGCGGCGGGCAGCGGCGATGACATCGAGTGGTGCGACACCGAGGTGCTGCGGCGTCTGCGCATGCGGTCGCTTGCGGCGATCCGCGGATCCGTCGAGCCGGTGTCGCCCGAGGCCTATGCGCGGTTCCTGCCGGACTGGCAGCACCTCGGACGCCCCTTGGAGGGCATCGACGGCGTGCTCACGGTGATCGAGCAGTTCGCCGGTGTCCCCATCCCCGCGAGCGCATGGGAGTCCCTGGTGCTGCCGTCCCGTGTGCGCGACTACGCCCCGGCGATGCTGGACGAGCTCACCGCCGCCGGCGAGGTGATCTGGTCCGGCCATGGGACGCTTCCCGGTCGTGACGGCTGGGTCTCGCTGCATCCCGCCGACCTCGCCCCGTTCACCCTTCCCGATCCGGATGCGGAGGTCGCCGCGGAGTCGCTGGAGGCACGTCTCCTCTCCGCCCTCGCCGCGGGCGGCGCGTACTTCGCCGCGCAGCTCAAGGAGATGACAGGCGCCGAGAACGAGCAGTCCGTACTCGAGGCGCTCTGGTCGCTGACCTGGTCGGGCCACGTGACGAACGACACGTTCGCGCCGATCCGGTCGCTCCTGACCGGCGGTTCCCAGGCCCACAAGGTGAAGCGCCGCGCCCCGCGTGCCCGGACCTACCGCGGGATGTCGCTCACGCGCGCCGCTCCTCGACCCACCTCGATCGGCGGCCGGTGGTCGCTGCTCCCGGAGGTCGAGACCGATCCGGCGCGTCGCGCGACGGTCACTGCGGGCCTGCTCCTCGACCGCTACGGCGTGGTGACCCGAGGCGCCGTGCAGTCCGAGGGCGTTCCGGGAGGCTTCGCGCAGGCGTACCGCGTGCTGGCCGGCTTCGAGGAGGCGGGACACTGCCGCCGCGGCTACGTGATCGAGAAGCTCGGCGCGGCGCAGTTCGCGGCTTCGGCCACGGTCGACCGTCTCCGCACGTACGCCGGTCTCGCCGATCCGCCACCACGGAAGGCCGTCACCCTGGCGGCCACCGACCCCGCGAACCCGTACGGCGCGGCGCTCGGGTGGCCGAAGCTCGAGGGTGTCTCGCATCGCCCCGGGCGGAAGGCGGGCGGGCTCGTGGTGCTCGTCGACGGCGCCCTCGTCCTGTCGCTCGAGCGCGGCGGCCGCACGGTCCTGTGCTTCACGGACGACGAGGAGGTGCTGCAGGCCGCCGCCGCCGACCTCGCGACCACGGCCAGGGAGCGTCGACTCGACACCCTCACCGTCGAGAAGGTGAACGGCGAGGGCGTGTACGGCACGATCCTCGGACGGGCATTGCAGGAGGCGGGTTTCGTCCAGACGCCGCGCGGCTTCACCCTCCGCAAGGCGGTCTGA
- a CDS encoding PspC domain-containing protein, with amino-acid sequence MDPLIVRGILVVAALFGLPALFLYALAWAVLPDVDGRMHLRDLLQRRYDPVQLGILAVAVIGLFPTAPLTGRLFGLGYDGWSALSTVTWVVGLVLAAALLFLIVRAARRTPGASAPDLPGASADPAAPAASAPSRVRVPPRGRTPFHRRLRRLRRLPSRRSPETSPSTCSPSPPRPRRCLRAPRTRPRWKPGAHSMPRGRSRIRPGAASSRTRSAPRATSSVGSVRPKPPRSPLRPRNADASAARRTRVPASRSSWPRSDSRSWWAPPWGSSSVRPSAGRWGCSREPSSSPWR; translated from the coding sequence ATCGACCCGCTGATCGTGCGCGGGATCCTCGTCGTCGCCGCCCTCTTCGGTCTTCCCGCGCTGTTCCTGTACGCCCTCGCCTGGGCCGTGCTGCCGGACGTCGACGGCCGCATGCATCTGCGTGATCTGCTGCAGCGCCGGTACGACCCCGTGCAGCTCGGCATCCTGGCGGTGGCGGTGATCGGCCTCTTCCCGACGGCTCCGCTCACCGGGCGTCTGTTCGGCCTCGGCTACGACGGCTGGTCAGCGCTGTCGACCGTGACCTGGGTGGTCGGCCTCGTACTCGCCGCCGCTCTGCTCTTCCTCATCGTGCGTGCCGCGCGCCGCACCCCGGGCGCTTCCGCGCCGGATCTGCCGGGGGCTTCCGCAGATCCGGCGGCCCCGGCCGCGTCCGCCCCCTCGCGGGTTCGGGTCCCGCCACGGGGGCGGACGCCATTCCACCGACGGCTCCGACGCCTCCGGCGGCTCCCGTCGCGCCGCTCGCCGGAGACGTCGCCGTCGACGTGCTCGCCATCCCCGCCCCGCCCGCGCCGCTGCCTCCGGGCACCCAGGACCCGGCCGCGCTGGAAGCCTGGCGCGCACAGCATGCCGCGTGGAAGGAGCAGGATCAGGCCTGGCGCCGCCAGCAGCAGGACGCGGAGCGCGCCGCGCGCGACCAGCTCCGTAGGGAGCGTCAGGCCGAAGCCGCCGCGTTCGCCGCTGAGGCCGCGGAACGCCGACGCGTCCGCCGCGCGTCGAACCCGCGTGCCGGCTTCGCGTTCGTCATGGCCGCGCTCGGACTCGCGATCATGGTGGGCGCCGCCGTGGGGCTCATCGTCGGTGAGACCCTCGGCGGGGCGCTGGGGCTGCTCGCGGGAGCCCTCGTCCTCGCCCTGGCGATGA
- a CDS encoding ATP-binding protein, whose translation MTSAVSAPASSVAVTARPALVRDRDALVTGVSAGLARHLGVRVGLVRALFLALTLCGGAGILLYVWCWTFMPWADGTTAPTRRLPVAWLLLVPAAVGALVVVGWRGGSDWLNGSIPPGTAAVVVGGTTLCATASGLWATLVDRTDTARGPRHTTTVRILAVLILGLVVLLLLSWRIASSGLVLVLLPLTGLVAVVASTLIPRWRELAGERVRRIREEQRSVMAAHLHDSVLQTLALIQNRAGASSEAARLARAQERELRAWLYDGDAPADSDLPTDLRDYGAALEIDHPVRIDVVSAGLSAERASGELAAAAREAMLNAARHAGGEISVYIEGRVDGVEVFVRDRGPGFQLDEVPGDRLGVRESIIGRMRRAGGTGSVRSDDAGTEVHLRIPAISSPERGAVRQEFRG comes from the coding sequence ATGACTTCCGCCGTGTCCGCGCCCGCCTCTTCGGTGGCGGTGACCGCGCGTCCGGCGCTGGTCCGCGACCGCGACGCTCTCGTGACCGGGGTGAGCGCCGGGCTCGCACGCCACCTCGGTGTGCGCGTGGGGCTGGTGCGGGCGCTGTTCCTCGCCCTCACGCTCTGTGGCGGCGCGGGCATCCTCCTGTACGTCTGGTGCTGGACGTTCATGCCGTGGGCGGACGGGACGACGGCGCCGACGCGACGCCTCCCGGTCGCCTGGCTCCTGCTGGTCCCCGCGGCCGTCGGCGCGCTCGTCGTCGTGGGGTGGCGCGGGGGCAGCGACTGGCTGAACGGATCGATCCCTCCGGGGACGGCGGCCGTGGTCGTCGGCGGTACCACCCTGTGCGCGACCGCTTCCGGGCTGTGGGCGACGCTCGTCGATCGCACCGACACGGCGCGCGGCCCCCGGCACACCACCACCGTCCGCATCCTCGCGGTGCTGATCCTCGGGTTGGTCGTCCTGCTGTTGCTGTCCTGGCGGATCGCGAGTTCCGGACTCGTGCTCGTGCTGCTCCCGCTGACCGGACTGGTCGCGGTCGTCGCATCGACGCTCATCCCACGGTGGCGGGAGCTCGCCGGTGAGCGCGTGCGCCGCATCCGGGAGGAGCAGCGGAGCGTCATGGCCGCCCACTTGCACGATTCCGTGCTGCAGACGCTCGCCCTCATCCAGAACCGGGCCGGGGCGTCGAGCGAGGCGGCACGACTCGCCCGCGCCCAGGAGCGGGAGCTGCGTGCCTGGCTGTATGACGGAGACGCTCCCGCCGACAGCGACCTGCCGACGGATCTGCGCGACTACGGGGCGGCCCTCGAGATCGACCACCCGGTGCGCATCGACGTGGTGTCGGCCGGTCTCTCGGCGGAGCGGGCGAGCGGCGAGCTGGCCGCCGCGGCGCGAGAGGCGATGCTGAACGCCGCCCGGCACGCGGGCGGCGAGATCTCCGTCTACATCGAAGGTCGTGTCGACGGGGTCGAGGTGTTCGTCCGTGACCGCGGACCCGGATTCCAGCTCGACGAGGTGCCCGGCGACCGCCTCGGGGTGCGCGAATCGATCATCGGACGCATGCGCCGCGCGGGCGGCACGGGATCCGTGCGCAGCGACGACGCGGGCACCGAGGTGCATCTGCGCATCCCCGCCATCTCGTCCCCGGAGCGGGGCGCCGTCCGACAGGAGTTCCGTGGCTGA